One segment of Triticum aestivum cultivar Chinese Spring chromosome 2A, IWGSC CS RefSeq v2.1, whole genome shotgun sequence DNA contains the following:
- the LOC123187445 gene encoding NAC domain-containing protein 92: MSDVTAVMDLEVEEPRLSLPPGFRFHPTDEEVVTHYLTPKAVNNAFSCLVIADVDLNKTEPWDLPGKAKMGEKEWYFFVHKDRKYPTGTRTNRATEKGYWKATGKDKEVFRGKGRDAVLVGMKKTLVFYTGRAPRGDKTPYVMHEYRLEGQLPHRLPRSARNDWAVCRVFDKDLAAKNAPPQTASAAVGVMEDPYAFLDVDDFFNNPDLPMLMDSPSGADDFAGASSSTSSAAVPLEPDMEHLSIKTEPPVPQQQMQSPNYFFMPATTANGNHGGGAYSPYQAMGEQQSAIRRHCKPEAASSSALLSPSLGFDTGALAGGDTSFVIPSSRSYLDLEELCRGEPPMDYSNMWKI, encoded by the exons ATGTCGGACGTGACGGCGGTGATGGATCTGGAGGTGGAGGAGCCGCGGCTCTCGCTCCCGCCGGGCTTCCGGTTTCATCCGACCGACGAGGAGGTGGTCACCCACTACCTCACCCCCAAGGCCGTCAACAACGCCTTCTCCTGCCTCGTGATCGCCGACGTCGACCTCAACAAGACCGAGCCGTGGGATCTCCCCG GGAAGGCGAAGATGGGGGAGAAGGAGTGGTACTTCTTCGTGCACAAGGATCGCAAGTACCCGACGGGCACGCGCACCAACCGCGCCACGGAGAAGGGGTACTGGAAGGCGACGGGGAAGGACAAGGAGGTCTTCCGCGGCAAGGGCCGCGACGCCGTCCTCGTCGGCATGAAGAAGACGCTCGTCTTCTACACCGGCCGAGCGCCCCGCGGGGACAAGACGCCGTACGTGATGCACGAGTACCGCCTCGAGGGCCAGCTCCCCCACCGCCTCCCCCGCTCCGCCAGG AACGATTGGGCTGTTTGCCGGGTGTTCGACAAGGACTTGGCGGCGAAGAATGCGCCGCCCCAGACGGCGTCGGCGGCCGTCGGGGTCATGGAGGACCCGTACGCCTTCCTCGACGTTGACGACTTCTTCAACAACCCCGACCTGCCGATGCTCATGGACTCCCCGTCAGGCGCCGACGACTTCGCCGGCGCCTCGAGCTCCACCTCCAGCGCCGCCGTGCCGCTGGAGCCGGACATGGAGCACCTTTCCATCAAGACGGAACCGCCGGTGCCGCAGCAGCAGATGCAGAGCCCCAACTACTTCTTCATGCCGGCGACGACGGCCAACGGCAACCACGGCGGCGGCGCGTACTCGCCCTACCAGGCCATGGGGGAGCAGCAGAGCGCGATCCGCAGGCACTGCAAGCCGGAGGCGGCGTCTTCGTCGGCGCTGCTGAGCCCCTCGCTCGGCTTCGACACCGGGGCGCTCGCCGGCGGGGACACCTCGTTCGTGATACCGTCGTCTCGGTCGTACCTCGATCTGGAGGAGCTGTGCCGGGGCGAGCCTCCCATGGACTACTCCAACATGTGGAAGATCTGA